The following coding sequences lie in one Desulfovibrio psychrotolerans genomic window:
- a CDS encoding tetrathionate reductase family octaheme c-type cytochrome → MQHTDRRTTPRLFILGASCFLLAVLMVAGQAPRAGASEEGYKTYGAEQARKVSREVKRWITTDHSKHPALQQDFATPEEVTKACLTCHNEAALQVHNTIHWMWIDPADTERKMGKNGLTLNNFCISIHSNQPRCTSCHAGYGFKDASFDFSSQEKVDCLVCHDTTETYKKFPTMAGYPVSEPTPFEKETFLPPNYRVIAGAVGRPDRDNCGNCHFYGGGGDGVKHGDLDSSMLKPSRDLDVHMNAEGANFSCQRCHTTEAHFIAGRSYKQPAYTERTSLIEDDLVKRISCESCHTDKPHMAGHKANDHTDKVACQTCHIPAYARVLPVKMEWDWSQAGKMKEGKPYTVMGDLGRSTYDSKKGSFVWENNVKPEYMWYNGRMNFMLATDTIDPEQVIRLNSVQGSRNDPSARIFPIRVHRGKQPYDSVHKTMAIPHLFGKDDNAYWKTYDWNKALTAGMAAAGLPYSGEYDFVSTEYHYPITHMVAPKEKSLQCGDCHSRDGRLATLAGFYMPGRDGNTPLNTMGWMAVLAALAGVLGHGLLRMVSRRKQD, encoded by the coding sequence ATGCAACACACAGACAGGAGAACAACACCGCGCCTGTTCATTCTCGGCGCATCCTGCTTCCTGCTGGCCGTGCTCATGGTCGCGGGGCAAGCCCCCCGCGCGGGGGCGTCGGAAGAGGGGTACAAGACCTACGGCGCGGAACAGGCGCGCAAGGTCTCGCGCGAGGTAAAACGCTGGATCACCACAGACCACAGCAAGCACCCCGCGCTGCAGCAAGATTTCGCCACGCCGGAAGAAGTGACCAAGGCCTGCCTCACCTGCCACAACGAGGCCGCCCTGCAGGTGCACAACACCATTCACTGGATGTGGATAGACCCGGCAGATACCGAGCGCAAGATGGGCAAAAACGGCCTCACGCTCAACAACTTCTGCATTTCCATCCATTCCAACCAGCCGCGCTGCACCTCATGCCATGCGGGCTACGGGTTCAAGGACGCCAGCTTCGACTTTTCCAGCCAGGAAAAGGTGGACTGTCTCGTCTGTCACGACACCACCGAAACCTACAAAAAATTCCCCACCATGGCGGGGTACCCGGTTTCCGAGCCCACCCCCTTTGAAAAAGAAACCTTTCTGCCGCCCAACTACCGCGTTATCGCCGGTGCTGTCGGACGCCCGGACCGCGACAACTGCGGCAACTGCCACTTCTACGGCGGTGGCGGCGACGGCGTGAAACACGGCGACCTCGACTCCTCCATGCTCAAGCCCAGCCGCGATCTGGACGTGCACATGAACGCAGAAGGCGCCAACTTCTCCTGCCAGCGGTGCCACACCACAGAGGCGCATTTCATCGCCGGGCGCAGCTACAAGCAGCCCGCCTATACCGAACGCACCAGCCTCATCGAGGACGACCTCGTGAAGCGCATCTCCTGCGAATCCTGCCACACCGACAAGCCCCACATGGCAGGGCACAAGGCCAACGACCATACGGACAAGGTCGCCTGCCAGACCTGCCACATCCCCGCCTACGCGCGCGTGCTGCCCGTGAAGATGGAGTGGGACTGGTCGCAGGCGGGCAAGATGAAGGAAGGCAAGCCCTACACGGTCATGGGCGATCTGGGCAGGTCCACCTACGACTCCAAGAAGGGCTCCTTTGTCTGGGAGAACAACGTCAAGCCTGAATACATGTGGTACAACGGGCGCATGAACTTCATGCTCGCCACAGACACCATAGACCCCGAACAGGTCATCCGGCTGAACAGCGTGCAGGGCAGCAGAAACGACCCTTCGGCCCGCATCTTCCCCATCCGCGTGCACCGGGGCAAGCAGCCCTACGACTCGGTACACAAAACCATGGCCATTCCGCACCTCTTCGGCAAGGACGACAACGCCTACTGGAAAACCTACGACTGGAACAAGGCCCTCACGGCAGGCATGGCCGCCGCAGGTCTCCCTTACAGCGGCGAATATGACTTTGTGTCCACCGAGTATCACTACCCCATCACCCACATGGTTGCGCCCAAGGAAAAATCGCTGCAATGCGGCGACTGCCACTCCAGAGACGGCAGGCTGGCCACCCTTGCGGGCTTCTACATGCCCGGCAGAGACGGCAACACTCCCCTGAACACCATGGGCTGGATGGCGGTGCTGGCCGCGCTGGCGGGCGTGCTCGGCCACGGCCTGCTGCGCATGGTTTCCCGCCGCAAGCAGGATTAG
- the gdhA gene encoding NADP-specific glutamate dehydrogenase translates to MEILDIIKSRDPHEREFHQAVSEVAESIKPILDRNPEYRSARVLERIVEPERVILFRVPWVDDQGNVHVNRGYRVEMNSAIGPYKGGLRFHPSVNLGILKFLAFEQVFKNALTTLPMGGGKGGSDFDPKGKTPLEIQRFCQSFMIELSRHIGPDTDIPAGDIGVGGREIGYMFGMYKRLRNEFTGVLTGKRLNWGGSLIRPEATGYGAVYFAAEMLNEEGKSLQGTTSLVSGSGNVAQFTMEKLIELGSRPVTFSDSSGYIYDEKGVDRDKLNFLMHLKNVRFGRVREYAEQYPEAVYTPVDPAKDHNPLWDHKADCAFPGATQNEINAADAANLVRNGVRVVSEGANMPTVPEGVDIFLDSHLLYGPGKAANAGGVSVSGLEMTQNSMRMSWTREEVDQRLRLIMRTIHRICRDTAEQYGTPRNYVNGANIAGFVKVADAMLDQGVV, encoded by the coding sequence ATGGAGATTCTGGACATCATCAAAAGCCGCGACCCCCACGAACGGGAATTTCATCAGGCCGTGAGCGAGGTGGCGGAATCCATCAAACCCATTCTGGACCGCAATCCGGAATACCGCAGTGCCCGCGTCCTTGAACGCATTGTGGAACCGGAACGGGTCATCCTCTTCCGCGTGCCATGGGTGGACGACCAAGGCAACGTGCACGTCAACCGGGGCTACCGCGTGGAAATGAACAGCGCCATCGGCCCTTACAAAGGCGGGTTGCGGTTCCATCCCTCGGTAAATCTGGGCATCCTCAAATTTCTTGCCTTCGAGCAGGTGTTCAAAAACGCCCTTACCACGCTGCCCATGGGCGGCGGCAAAGGCGGCTCAGACTTCGACCCCAAGGGCAAAACCCCCTTGGAAATCCAGCGGTTCTGCCAGAGCTTCATGATCGAACTGTCGCGCCACATCGGGCCGGATACCGACATCCCCGCAGGCGACATCGGCGTGGGCGGGCGCGAAATAGGCTACATGTTCGGCATGTACAAGCGGCTGCGCAACGAATTCACGGGCGTGCTCACGGGCAAGCGGCTCAACTGGGGCGGCAGCCTCATCCGCCCGGAAGCCACAGGCTACGGCGCAGTCTATTTTGCCGCAGAAATGCTGAATGAAGAAGGCAAGTCCCTGCAGGGCACCACCAGCCTTGTCTCCGGCTCCGGCAACGTGGCGCAGTTCACCATGGAAAAACTCATCGAACTGGGCAGCAGACCCGTCACCTTCTCCGACTCCTCCGGCTACATCTACGATGAAAAGGGCGTGGACCGCGACAAGCTCAACTTCCTCATGCACCTGAAAAATGTCCGCTTCGGCAGGGTGCGCGAATACGCCGAGCAATACCCAGAAGCCGTATACACCCCCGTGGACCCCGCCAAGGACCACAACCCCCTGTGGGACCACAAGGCAGACTGCGCCTTCCCCGGCGCCACCCAGAACGAGATCAACGCGGCAGACGCGGCAAACCTTGTCCGCAACGGCGTGCGCGTGGTCTCGGAAGGGGCAAACATGCCCACCGTGCCGGAAGGGGTGGATATCTTCCTCGACTCCCACCTCCTCTACGGTCCCGGCAAGGCAGCCAACGCGGGCGGCGTGTCCGTCTCCGGGCTTGAGATGACCCAGAACTCCATGCGCATGTCATGGACCCGGGAAGAGGTGGACCAACGCCTGCGCCTCATCATGCGCACCATCCACCGCATCTGCCGCGACACGGCAGAACAGTACGGCACCCCGCGCAACTACGTGAACGGCGCAAACATCGCAGGATTCGTCAAGGTGGCAGACGCCATGCTTGATCAGGGCGTGGTGTAG
- a CDS encoding DNA-3-methyladenine glycosylase I codes for MTTERIRCPWAAAPEIMTRYHDTEWGVPVHDDTTHFAFLTLESAQAGLSWLTILKRREGYRAAFAGFDPEQVARFSQEDVLRLMQDTGIIRNRLKIEAAINNAGRFLEMRERYGSFSDYLWRFVDGRPVRNTWQRMEEVPPSTPLSDTVAKDLKRHGFKFVGTTTVYAHLQAAGLVNDHLVSCFRHAEVDGMCP; via the coding sequence ATGACGACAGAGCGAATCCGCTGCCCGTGGGCGGCGGCACCGGAGATAATGACCCGCTACCACGACACGGAGTGGGGTGTGCCCGTGCATGATGATACGACCCACTTTGCCTTTCTGACGCTGGAGAGCGCGCAGGCCGGGCTGAGCTGGCTGACCATATTGAAACGCCGGGAAGGATACCGCGCAGCCTTTGCCGGATTTGATCCTGAGCAGGTGGCAAGGTTTTCTCAGGAGGATGTGCTGCGGCTGATGCAGGATACCGGCATTATCCGCAACCGGCTGAAGATTGAGGCTGCCATAAACAATGCCGGGCGTTTTCTGGAGATGCGGGAACGGTACGGCAGCTTCAGCGACTATCTGTGGCGGTTCGTGGACGGACGCCCTGTGCGCAACACGTGGCAGCGCATGGAAGAGGTGCCGCCCAGCACGCCGCTTTCTGATACGGTTGCCAAGGACCTGAAGCGGCACGGGTTCAAGTTTGTGGGAACCACCACCGTATACGCGCATCTGCAGGCGGCGGGACTGGTGAACGACCACCTTGTTTCCTGCTTCCGCCATGCGGAAGTTGACGGAATGTGCCCGTAA
- a CDS encoding methyl-accepting chemotaxis protein produces the protein MNRSIKLKIVAGLLAVATLMMVGIVTTVSITVSNQSVRTSMGAMKGELGQVDTAISLFLEESKKNANMLASFPVTQRIDEITTSHVGTTAKRKAQPDPDDPVGQAVVDIFSAVQKAHPAYVEVFVGTEKGGFVSALVESDMPAGYDPRARPWYKEAMQTPDAAAVSKAYRSTTGEAVTSVMRVVKRGGKVIGCVGVDISLKELTDIVQAIRLGDTGYMVLIQDDGVILADPRHPDYNFKTVGEVAGTHLDLLFRKGEGDATVMVDGKEYLGVILTSPDTKWKLVGLKEQTEIMAPVYETLTRLILIGFVSLLIMALFIWIFVERTTARPLRTVVGFLNDIAAGRYDRKLAVVSQDEVGQIFTSLNSTAQKLDENMREITRKTEEAEEKARVAVDATAQARQALDQAQRARAEGLLHAATQLEAVVAAISHATKEISSKTDRIRSGTETQRDRIQTTATAMEEMNATVLEVAQNAGNAADQGSSVRDKAQEGARVVDQSIKAMNSTQQQAEALNADMAQLDEQAKAIGNIMTVISDIADQTNLLALNAAIEAARAGEAGRGFAVVADEVRKLAEKTMHATQEVGASIQSIQKVAANNVAAMKSAVKDLERATELANTSGEALTEIVKGTVDSAGQIQSIATAAEEQSAASEEITSAIEEINTIAMETASNVEETTDALRDLSAQTGELTALIRELKREGGK, from the coding sequence ATGAACCGCTCAATTAAACTCAAGATAGTTGCGGGACTTTTGGCTGTTGCCACGCTGATGATGGTGGGCATTGTGACCACGGTTTCCATCACGGTGAGCAATCAGTCGGTGCGGACCAGTATGGGAGCCATGAAAGGGGAACTGGGGCAGGTGGATACCGCCATCTCTCTGTTCCTTGAGGAAAGCAAGAAGAATGCGAACATGCTGGCCTCTTTTCCCGTTACCCAGCGTATTGATGAGATAACCACCTCGCACGTGGGCACCACGGCAAAGCGCAAGGCGCAGCCCGACCCGGACGACCCGGTGGGGCAGGCGGTGGTGGATATTTTCAGTGCCGTGCAGAAGGCGCATCCTGCCTACGTGGAGGTCTTTGTGGGCACGGAAAAGGGTGGGTTTGTAAGCGCCCTTGTGGAAAGCGATATGCCCGCCGGATATGACCCGCGCGCCCGCCCCTGGTATAAGGAAGCCATGCAGACCCCGGACGCGGCTGCCGTTTCCAAAGCGTACCGTTCTACTACGGGTGAGGCCGTTACCAGCGTGATGCGCGTGGTGAAACGCGGCGGCAAGGTTATAGGCTGCGTGGGCGTGGACATATCGCTGAAGGAACTGACCGATATTGTGCAGGCTATCCGCCTTGGCGATACGGGGTATATGGTGCTCATACAGGACGACGGCGTGATCCTGGCCGACCCGAGGCACCCGGACTACAACTTCAAGACCGTAGGGGAGGTGGCAGGAACCCACCTTGACCTTCTGTTCCGCAAGGGAGAGGGCGATGCCACGGTCATGGTGGACGGCAAAGAATATCTGGGTGTTATCCTCACCTCGCCCGATACCAAGTGGAAGCTGGTAGGCTTGAAGGAACAGACGGAAATAATGGCTCCGGTGTATGAAACCCTGACACGGCTGATACTCATCGGCTTTGTAAGCCTGTTGATCATGGCCCTGTTTATTTGGATATTTGTGGAGCGGACCACCGCCCGCCCGCTGCGGACCGTGGTGGGCTTCCTGAATGACATTGCGGCAGGCAGATACGACCGCAAGCTTGCGGTTGTGTCACAGGATGAGGTGGGCCAGATATTTACCTCACTGAACAGCACCGCCCAGAAGCTGGATGAGAACATGCGGGAGATTACCCGCAAGACCGAAGAGGCGGAAGAGAAGGCGCGTGTGGCAGTGGACGCCACGGCACAGGCGCGGCAGGCGCTGGATCAGGCGCAGCGCGCCCGTGCAGAGGGGCTGCTGCATGCAGCAACGCAGCTGGAGGCAGTGGTTGCCGCCATTTCGCACGCGACCAAGGAGATATCCAGCAAGACGGACCGCATACGCAGCGGCACGGAAACGCAACGTGACCGCATTCAGACAACCGCAACCGCAATGGAAGAGATGAACGCCACCGTGCTGGAAGTGGCCCAGAACGCCGGGAATGCGGCGGATCAGGGGTCTTCCGTGCGCGACAAGGCGCAGGAAGGGGCGCGGGTGGTGGACCAGTCCATCAAGGCCATGAATTCTACCCAGCAGCAGGCTGAAGCCCTGAACGCGGACATGGCCCAGCTGGATGAGCAGGCCAAAGCCATAGGCAACATTATGACGGTGATTTCCGACATTGCGGACCAGACCAACCTGCTGGCACTGAACGCCGCCATTGAGGCCGCCCGTGCGGGCGAGGCGGGGCGCGGGTTTGCCGTGGTGGCGGACGAGGTGCGCAAGCTGGCGGAAAAGACCATGCACGCCACGCAGGAGGTGGGAGCCTCCATCCAGTCCATTCAGAAGGTGGCGGCAAACAACGTGGCTGCCATGAAGAGCGCGGTGAAGGATCTGGAGCGGGCCACGGAGCTTGCCAATACATCCGGCGAGGCGCTTACGGAGATAGTGAAGGGCACGGTGGATTCCGCAGGGCAGATTCAGTCCATTGCCACGGCAGCGGAGGAACAGTCTGCCGCATCGGAAGAGATTACCAGCGCCATTGAAGAGATAAACACCATTGCCATGGAAACCGCTTCTAACGTGGAAGAGACCACCGATGCCCTGCGCGATCTTTCTGCCCAGACGGGTGAGCTGACCGCGCTGATACGGGAATTGAAGCGGGAAGGCGGCAAATAG
- a CDS encoding cytochrome b/b6 domain-containing protein yields the protein MSAKRLYLYTRFERFWHWAQTLLILVLLVTGFEIHGSYTLLGFEQAFTVHNFCAWTWLVLYAFIVFWMATTGEWKHYVPTFVKMFEVIRFYAVGIFKGEPHPVPKSERVKHNPLQRITYLGLVSLLVPFQIITGFLYYYYNQWPTMGWNWALEPVAVLHTLGAFGFLVFVIVHVYMTTTGHTIGAHIKAMFTGYEELEPHDKSRDEEPRQYHV from the coding sequence ATGTCAGCAAAACGACTCTATCTCTACACACGGTTCGAGCGGTTCTGGCACTGGGCGCAGACCCTGCTCATTCTGGTACTGCTGGTCACGGGATTCGAAATCCACGGCTCATATACCCTGCTGGGGTTTGAACAGGCCTTCACCGTGCACAACTTCTGCGCATGGACATGGCTTGTCCTGTACGCCTTCATCGTGTTCTGGATGGCCACCACCGGAGAATGGAAGCACTATGTGCCCACCTTCGTAAAGATGTTCGAGGTCATCCGCTTCTACGCCGTGGGCATCTTCAAGGGCGAGCCGCACCCCGTTCCCAAGTCGGAGCGCGTCAAGCACAACCCCCTGCAACGCATCACCTATCTGGGTCTTGTGTCGCTGCTGGTGCCGTTCCAGATCATAACGGGCTTTCTGTACTATTATTACAACCAGTGGCCCACCATGGGGTGGAACTGGGCACTTGAGCCTGTCGCGGTGCTGCACACGCTGGGAGCCTTCGGCTTTCTGGTCTTTGTCATCGTGCATGTGTACATGACCACCACGGGGCACACCATCGGGGCGCATATCAAGGCCATGTTCACCGGGTACGAAGAGCTGGAACCGCACGACAAGTCGAGGGATGAAGAACCGCGCCAGTATCACGTGTAA
- a CDS encoding adenosine-specific kinase, with the protein MEFSLVAVENPDALNLVFGQSHFIKTVEDVHEAIVGTVPGAKFGIAFCEASGERLVRTSGTDEALVELATRNALAVGAGHTFFIFMRDMFPINIKNVLLSVPEVVRLFCCTANPLQVVVAQTEQGRGVMGVIDGFSPAGVETEEDVAKRKGFLRMIGYKG; encoded by the coding sequence ATGGAATTTTCGCTCGTAGCCGTTGAGAACCCGGATGCGTTGAATCTGGTGTTCGGGCAGTCGCATTTCATCAAGACCGTGGAAGATGTGCACGAGGCCATTGTGGGCACCGTGCCCGGAGCAAAATTCGGCATCGCCTTCTGCGAGGCTTCCGGCGAGCGGCTGGTACGCACCAGCGGCACGGACGAGGCCCTGGTGGAACTGGCAACGCGCAACGCCCTTGCCGTGGGCGCGGGACATACCTTTTTCATCTTCATGCGCGATATGTTTCCCATCAACATCAAAAACGTGCTGCTGAGCGTGCCCGAGGTGGTGCGCCTGTTCTGCTGCACGGCCAATCCGTTGCAGGTTGTGGTGGCGCAGACCGAGCAGGGGCGCGGCGTGATGGGCGTGATTGACGGGTTTTCGCCCGCAGGGGTGGAAACGGAAGAGGATGTGGCCAAGCGCAAGGGATTTTTGCGCATGATAGGCTACAAGGGCTAG
- a CDS encoding cyclic 2,3-diphosphoglycerate synthase, which yields MRTVIIMGAAGRDFHNFNMLFRDRPEYRVVAFTAAQIPDIDGRCYPAALAGEGYPEGIPVVAEERLPALIRKYGADTVIFSYSDVSHETVMHRASLVNACGADFLLLAPERTMLRAEKPVVAVCAVRTGCGKSPVTRHVCALLRERGLNPAVIRHPMPYGDLERQAVQRFASFEDMDAADCTIEEREEYERHIEQGLTVFAGVDYGRILKAAEAEADVLVWDGGNNDTPFIRPTVHITVLDPLRAGHERSYHPGETNLRMADIAVINKVNGALPSAVARVADSVRECAPGAELVLAQSVVSVENPQELKGRRVLLVEDGPTLTHGEMAYGAAQVAALQHGAQVVDPRPYAQGSIAATFAAYPHIGWCLPAMGYSGRQLADLEASIRAVPCDVILLGTPIRLERLIRMHVPCVRVQYAYQDCRAGQDCGLDTPGTTLEKALFARLEQAGVMMGR from the coding sequence ATGCGCACGGTTATCATCATGGGAGCGGCGGGACGCGATTTTCATAATTTCAACATGCTGTTCCGCGACAGGCCCGAGTATCGCGTGGTGGCTTTTACCGCCGCGCAGATACCGGACATAGACGGCCGCTGCTATCCCGCCGCGCTTGCCGGGGAGGGGTATCCCGAAGGCATTCCCGTGGTGGCGGAGGAACGGCTGCCCGCTCTTATCCGCAAGTACGGGGCGGATACGGTGATCTTTTCTTACAGTGATGTTTCCCACGAGACGGTGATGCACCGCGCCTCGCTGGTGAATGCCTGCGGCGCGGATTTTCTGCTGCTTGCCCCGGAACGGACCATGCTGCGGGCCGAAAAGCCTGTGGTGGCCGTGTGTGCCGTGCGCACGGGGTGCGGAAAGTCGCCCGTTACCCGGCATGTGTGCGCACTGCTGCGCGAACGGGGGCTGAATCCTGCCGTTATCCGGCATCCCATGCCCTATGGCGATCTGGAGCGGCAGGCGGTGCAGCGGTTTGCCAGCTTTGAGGACATGGACGCCGCTGACTGCACCATTGAAGAGCGCGAGGAGTACGAGCGGCATATTGAGCAGGGGCTGACCGTGTTCGCGGGAGTGGACTACGGGCGCATCCTCAAGGCCGCGGAAGCGGAGGCCGATGTGCTGGTGTGGGACGGAGGCAACAACGACACGCCTTTTATCCGCCCCACGGTGCATATCACGGTGTTGGACCCGCTGCGGGCGGGGCATGAGCGCAGTTACCACCCCGGAGAGACGAACCTGCGCATGGCGGATATTGCCGTCATCAACAAGGTGAACGGGGCATTGCCTTCTGCCGTGGCGCGAGTGGCGGATTCGGTGCGGGAATGTGCCCCCGGCGCAGAGCTGGTGCTGGCGCAGTCCGTGGTGAGTGTGGAGAATCCGCAGGAACTGAAGGGCAGGCGGGTGCTGCTGGTGGAAGACGGCCCCACCCTGACCCACGGGGAGATGGCCTACGGCGCGGCGCAGGTGGCTGCGTTGCAGCACGGGGCGCAGGTGGTGGACCCGCGCCCTTATGCGCAGGGCAGCATAGCCGCCACCTTTGCGGCATATCCGCATATCGGGTGGTGCCTGCCCGCCATGGGATATTCCGGCAGGCAGCTTGCCGATCTGGAAGCCAGCATACGTGCGGTGCCCTGCGATGTGATTCTTCTAGGGACGCCCATACGCCTTGAGCGGCTCATCCGTATGCATGTGCCCTGTGTGCGCGTGCAGTATGCGTATCAGGACTGCCGGGCCGGGCAGGACTGCGGGCTGGATACACCGGGAACCACGCTGGAGAAGGCCCTGTTTGCCCGCCTTGAGCAGGCGGGGGTGATGATGGGCAGATAA
- a CDS encoding nitroreductase family protein, with the protein MIDFCVDESACIQCGECAKDCVMGIISMDNGVPEVPAAKEAQCIGCQHCMVVCPTGAVSILGKKPEDSLEIAGNLPTADEVEMLLKSRRSVRRYRQENVDRAVLARLMDVARNAPTGKNAMNLQFTVVDDMATMQAIREATYAGIDELSKGSGLPAGFEFFGTTAKLWNTRKVDILFRGAPHLLWVTAPADSAAPEADPMIALSYFEVMAAALGLGTVWCGFAKWAFTQVLPEMKGRLGVPENHTAGYAIMFGYPDVQYCRTVQRGDQKLHTVSF; encoded by the coding sequence ATGATCGATTTTTGTGTGGATGAAAGCGCCTGCATTCAGTGCGGCGAGTGTGCCAAAGACTGCGTGATGGGTATTATTTCCATGGACAACGGCGTACCGGAGGTTCCGGCGGCCAAGGAAGCGCAGTGTATCGGCTGTCAGCACTGTATGGTTGTGTGCCCTACGGGGGCGGTGTCCATACTGGGCAAAAAGCCCGAAGACAGCCTGGAAATTGCGGGCAATCTGCCCACGGCGGATGAGGTGGAGATGCTGCTGAAGTCCCGCCGGTCCGTGCGCCGGTACCGGCAGGAAAATGTGGACAGGGCCGTGCTGGCGCGGCTTATGGACGTGGCCCGCAATGCTCCTACCGGCAAGAACGCGATGAACCTGCAGTTTACCGTTGTGGACGACATGGCCACCATGCAGGCCATACGCGAGGCCACCTATGCCGGGATTGACGAACTGTCCAAGGGCAGCGGGCTGCCGGCGGGTTTTGAATTCTTCGGCACTACAGCCAAGCTGTGGAATACACGGAAGGTGGACATTCTGTTCCGGGGGGCACCGCACCTGCTGTGGGTGACGGCACCTGCGGATTCCGCCGCGCCGGAAGCGGACCCCATGATAGCGCTGAGCTATTTTGAGGTTATGGCGGCGGCACTGGGGCTGGGAACCGTATGGTGCGGGTTTGCCAAATGGGCGTTCACACAGGTTTTGCCGGAGATGAAAGGCAGGCTGGGCGTGCCGGAGAACCATACGGCGGGGTATGCCATAATGTTCGGCTACCCGGACGTGCAGTATTGCCGGACCGTGCAGCGCGGCGACCAGAAACTGCATACGGTATCCTTTTAG